A genomic region of Papaver somniferum cultivar HN1 chromosome 7, ASM357369v1, whole genome shotgun sequence contains the following coding sequences:
- the LOC113293951 gene encoding putative disease resistance RPP13-like protein 1 — MMEGLPMPRQAGGLINIQYSPVFTIVGNKYHEFGTKSTLNHLGYKFCIGNLENLSSKEDAEEARIGEEQNIVWLELHWPWRRTESCVPNDLEVLQGLQPHRNLQKLGIYEYASLSFPTWMMDLNNLLPNLVSVVLENCSKCEELPPLGLLPFLKVLKLEGFLALKRIGREFFVGYSTSELFFPCLEDLSILHMENLEEWNEHISKSLSSHSSSNTSSSFPLLEKLKVISCPKLRIMQTRISHLKELEIEYCTDEAINSLVESNITSLTSVCIRECDKLVFLHSKMLEGNSIIDYLVVDECSNFKGFNVDQDSEEEEKKENTTLRSLTLHSCPLISLPNISRFNYLIELNLEDCGNYQESFPSSIENLPRLEILTIGPFSDELDYFPFPAANIIEETSGGVYFPSLVSLSVKGWYELNSLPDQIQYITSLQFLSISSFDSLEVLPEWLGNMVSLMLLKLYRCDNLEYFPSKEQMLRLTSLRRLEIEGCPILEEKFEEGGEEHYKISNIPGVYIERDLVFY, encoded by the coding sequence ATGATGGAAGGCCTTCCAATGCCAAGGCAAGCTGGAGGATTAATTAATATACAATATTCTCCCGTATTTACCATAGTAGGAAATAAGTACCATGAGTTTGGTACTAAAAGTACTTTAAATCATCTTGGTTATAAATTTTGTATTGGTAACCTGGAGAATTTAAGTTCCAAAGAAGACGCCGAAGAAGCACGTATAGGGGAAGAACAAAACATCGTCTGGTTGGAATTGCACTGGCCTTGGCGGCGGACTGAAAGTTGTGTCCCTAATGATCTTGAAGTGTTACAAGGCCTCCAACCTCATCGGAATCTTCAAAAATTGGGAATCTACGAATACGCGAGTTTGAGTTTCCCCACGTGGATGATGGATCTGAATAATTTACTTCCTAATTTGGTAAGTGTCGTTCTGGAAAATTGCTCCAAATGTGAAGAACTTCCGCCACTCGGGTTACTTCCTTTTCTTAAGGTTCTTAAACTAGAGGGATTTTTGGCATTGAAACGTATTGGAAGAGAATTCTTCGTTGGCTATAGTACCAGTGAGTTGTTTTTCCCTTGTTTGGAAGATCTCTCTATACTTCATATGGAAAACTTAGAAGAATGGAATGAACACATTTCTAAATCTTTATCATCACATTCTTCTTCTAATACTTCTTCAAGTTTTCCTCTTCTTGAGAAGTTGAAGGTCATATCCTGCCCCAAGTTAAGGATCATGCAAACCCGAATTTCACATCTTAAAGAGCTGGAGATTGAATACTGTACTGACGAAGCAATAAATTCACTGGTAGAGAGCAATATAACGTCTCTTACCTCTGTTTGCATTAGGGAGTGTGACAAGCTTGTGTTTCTTCATTCAAAAATGCTTGAGGGAAACTCTATCATTGATTATCTGGTGGTTGATGAGTGTTCTAATTTTAAGGGCTTCAATGTTGATCAAGACAGTGAGGAAGAGGAGAAAAAAGAGAATACTACTCTCCGCAGTTTAACACTGCATAGTTGTCCTTTAATCTCTTTGCCAAATATCTCAAGATTTAATTATTTGATTGAATTAAACCTCGAAGACTGTGGAAATTATCAAGAGTCTTTCCCAAGTAGTATTGAAAACCTACCCAGACTTGAAATTCTGACTATAGGTCCTTTTTCAGATGAGTTAGACTACTTTCCGTTCCCTGCCGCTAATATTATTGAAGAAACAAGTGGCGGCGTTTACTTTCCATCACTTGTTTCCTTATCTGTTAAGGGATGGTATGAGCTTAATAGTCTGCCAGATCAAATACAATATATCACCTCTTTACAATTTCTGTCTatctcttcttttgattctctggAGGTTCTGCCCGAGTGGTTGGGGAACATGGTTTCTCTTATGTTGTTGAAATTATACCGGTGCGATAATCTGGAGTATTTTCCTTCCAAAGAGCAGATGTTACGCCTCACCTCGCTACGACGGCTGGAAATTGAAGGCTGCCCTATCTTGGAGGAGAAATTTGAAGAAGGAGGTGAAGAGCACTACAAGATATCCAACATTCCTGGTGTTTACATAGAACGAGATCTGGTTTTTTATTGA